One Platichthys flesus chromosome 14, fPlaFle2.1, whole genome shotgun sequence genomic region harbors:
- the LOC133968478 gene encoding tropomyosin alpha-1 chain-like isoform X2, translated as MEAIKKKMQMLKLDKENAIDRAEQAESDKKAAEDKCKQLEDELLAMQKKLKGTDDELDKYSEALKDAQENLEMSEKKAGDAEGDVASLNRRIQLVEEELDRAQERLATALQKLEEAEKAADESERGMKVIENRAMKDEEKMEIQEMQLKEAKHIAEEADRKYEEVARKLVILEGELERAEERAEISELKCGDLEEELKNVTNNLKSLEAQSDKYSEKEDKYEEEIKVLSDRLKEAETRAEFAERTAAKLEKTIDDLEDELYTQKLKYKAISEELDHALNDMNTL; from the exons ATGGAGGCCATCAAGAAGAAGATGCAGATGCTGAAGTTGGACAAGGAGAACGCCATCGACAGGGCAGAGCAGGCCGAGTCGGACAAAAAGGCAGCAGAGGATAAATGCAAGCAG TTGGAGGATGAGCTGCTGGCTATGCAGAAGAAGCTGAAGGGAACAGACGACGAGCTGGACAAGTACTCGGAGGCTCTGAAGGATGCTCAGGAGAATCTGGAAATGTCGGAGAAGAAGGCCGGAGAC GCCGAGGGCGATGTGGCGTCTCTGAACCGCAGGAtccagctggtggaggaggagttggACCGCGCCCAGGAGAGACTGGCCACAGCCctgcagaagctggaggaggcagagaaagcTGCAGATGAGAGCGAAAG AGGCATGAAGGTGATTGAAAACAGAGCCATGAAAGacgaggagaagatggagatcCAGGAGATGCAACTCAAAGAGGCCAAGCACATTGCTGAGGAGGCCGACCGCAAATATGAGGAG GTTGCCCGTAAACTGGTCATCCTAGAGGGTGAGctggagagagcagaggagagggcgGAGATCTCAGAACT GAAATGTGGTGACCTGGAAGAGGAGCTCAAGAACGTCACCAACAACCTAAAATCGCTAGAGGCTCAGTCTGACAAG tACTCTGAGAAAGAAGACAAATATGAGGAGGAGATAAAAGTCCTCAGCGACAGACTCAAGGAG GCGGAAACCCGTGCAGAGTTTGCAGAAAGGACAGCGGCTAAACTGGAAAAGACCATAGATGACTTAGAAG ACGAGCTGTACACTCAGAAGCTGAAATACAAGGCTATCAGCGAGGAGCTGGATCATGCCCTCAATGATATGAACACCTTGTAA
- the LOC133968478 gene encoding tropomyosin alpha-1 chain-like isoform X1 yields MEAIKKKMQMLKLDKENAIDRAEQAESDKKAAEDKCKQLEDELLAMQKKLKGTDDELDKYSEALKDAQENLEMSEKKAGDAEGDVASLNRRIQLVEEELDRAQERLATALQKLEEAEKAADESERGMKVIENRAMKDEEKMEIQEMQLKEAKHIAEEADRKYEEVARKLVILEGELERAEERAEISELKCGDLEEELKNVTNNLKSLEAQSDKYSEKEDKYEEEIKVLSDRLKEAETRAEFAERTAAKLEKTIDDLEDKLSSAKEENLGMQQVLDQTLQELNSL; encoded by the exons ATGGAGGCCATCAAGAAGAAGATGCAGATGCTGAAGTTGGACAAGGAGAACGCCATCGACAGGGCAGAGCAGGCCGAGTCGGACAAAAAGGCAGCAGAGGATAAATGCAAGCAG TTGGAGGATGAGCTGCTGGCTATGCAGAAGAAGCTGAAGGGAACAGACGACGAGCTGGACAAGTACTCGGAGGCTCTGAAGGATGCTCAGGAGAATCTGGAAATGTCGGAGAAGAAGGCCGGAGAC GCCGAGGGCGATGTGGCGTCTCTGAACCGCAGGAtccagctggtggaggaggagttggACCGCGCCCAGGAGAGACTGGCCACAGCCctgcagaagctggaggaggcagagaaagcTGCAGATGAGAGCGAAAG AGGCATGAAGGTGATTGAAAACAGAGCCATGAAAGacgaggagaagatggagatcCAGGAGATGCAACTCAAAGAGGCCAAGCACATTGCTGAGGAGGCCGACCGCAAATATGAGGAG GTTGCCCGTAAACTGGTCATCCTAGAGGGTGAGctggagagagcagaggagagggcgGAGATCTCAGAACT GAAATGTGGTGACCTGGAAGAGGAGCTCAAGAACGTCACCAACAACCTAAAATCGCTAGAGGCTCAGTCTGACAAG tACTCTGAGAAAGAAGACAAATATGAGGAGGAGATAAAAGTCCTCAGCGACAGACTCAAGGAG GCGGAAACCCGTGCAGAGTTTGCAGAAAGGACAGCGGCTAAACTGGAAAAGACCATAGATGACTTAGAAG ATAAACTATCATCTGCAAAAGAGGAGAACCTAGGAATGCAACAAGTCCTGGACCAAACACTGCAGGAGCTGAACAGCTTGTAA
- the LOC133968478 gene encoding tropomyosin alpha-4 chain-like isoform X3, with product MLSVKKKIQTLQLQIDEADERANDVQRELDSEKKEREKAEGDVASLNRRIQLVEEELDRAQERLATALQKLEEAEKAADESERGMKVIENRAMKDEEKMEIQEMQLKEAKHIAEEADRKYEEVARKLVILEGELERAEERAEISELKCGDLEEELKNVTNNLKSLEAQSDKYSEKEDKYEEEIKVLSDRLKEAETRAEFAERTAAKLEKTIDDLEDKLSSAKEENLGMQQVLDQTLQELNSL from the exons ATGTTGTCCGTGAAGAAGAAGATCCAGACGCTGCAGCTGCAGATCGATGAAGCGGACGAACGGGCCAATGACGTGCAGAGGGAGCTGGACTCTGAGAAGAAAGAGCGTGAAAAA GCCGAGGGCGATGTGGCGTCTCTGAACCGCAGGAtccagctggtggaggaggagttggACCGCGCCCAGGAGAGACTGGCCACAGCCctgcagaagctggaggaggcagagaaagcTGCAGATGAGAGCGAAAG AGGCATGAAGGTGATTGAAAACAGAGCCATGAAAGacgaggagaagatggagatcCAGGAGATGCAACTCAAAGAGGCCAAGCACATTGCTGAGGAGGCCGACCGCAAATATGAGGAG GTTGCCCGTAAACTGGTCATCCTAGAGGGTGAGctggagagagcagaggagagggcgGAGATCTCAGAACT GAAATGTGGTGACCTGGAAGAGGAGCTCAAGAACGTCACCAACAACCTAAAATCGCTAGAGGCTCAGTCTGACAAG tACTCTGAGAAAGAAGACAAATATGAGGAGGAGATAAAAGTCCTCAGCGACAGACTCAAGGAG GCGGAAACCCGTGCAGAGTTTGCAGAAAGGACAGCGGCTAAACTGGAAAAGACCATAGATGACTTAGAAG ATAAACTATCATCTGCAAAAGAGGAGAACCTAGGAATGCAACAAGTCCTGGACCAAACACTGCAGGAGCTGAACAGCTTGTAA
- the LOC133968478 gene encoding tropomyosin alpha-4 chain-like isoform X4 — MLSVKKKIQTLQLQIDEADERANDVQRELDSEKKEREKAEGDVASLNRRIQLVEEELDRAQERLATALQKLEEAEKAADESERGMKVIENRAMKDEEKMEIQEMQLKEAKHIAEEADRKYEEVARKLVILEGELERAEERAEISELKCGDLEEELKNVTNNLKSLEAQSDKYSEKEDKYEEEIKVLSDRLKEAETRAEFAERTAAKLEKTIDDLEDELYTQKLKYKAISEELDHALNDMNTL, encoded by the exons ATGTTGTCCGTGAAGAAGAAGATCCAGACGCTGCAGCTGCAGATCGATGAAGCGGACGAACGGGCCAATGACGTGCAGAGGGAGCTGGACTCTGAGAAGAAAGAGCGTGAAAAA GCCGAGGGCGATGTGGCGTCTCTGAACCGCAGGAtccagctggtggaggaggagttggACCGCGCCCAGGAGAGACTGGCCACAGCCctgcagaagctggaggaggcagagaaagcTGCAGATGAGAGCGAAAG AGGCATGAAGGTGATTGAAAACAGAGCCATGAAAGacgaggagaagatggagatcCAGGAGATGCAACTCAAAGAGGCCAAGCACATTGCTGAGGAGGCCGACCGCAAATATGAGGAG GTTGCCCGTAAACTGGTCATCCTAGAGGGTGAGctggagagagcagaggagagggcgGAGATCTCAGAACT GAAATGTGGTGACCTGGAAGAGGAGCTCAAGAACGTCACCAACAACCTAAAATCGCTAGAGGCTCAGTCTGACAAG tACTCTGAGAAAGAAGACAAATATGAGGAGGAGATAAAAGTCCTCAGCGACAGACTCAAGGAG GCGGAAACCCGTGCAGAGTTTGCAGAAAGGACAGCGGCTAAACTGGAAAAGACCATAGATGACTTAGAAG ACGAGCTGTACACTCAGAAGCTGAAATACAAGGCTATCAGCGAGGAGCTGGATCATGCCCTCAATGATATGAACACCTTGTAA
- the LOC133968257 gene encoding ras-related protein Rab-8A — protein MAKTYDYLFKLLLIGDSGVGKTCVLFRFSEDAFNSTFISTIGIDFKIRTIELDGKKIKLQIWDTAGQERFRTITTAYYRGAMGIMLVYDITNEKSFENIKNWIRNIEEHASSDVEKMVLGNKCDINDKRQVSKDRGEQLALEFGIKFMETSAKANINVENAFLTLARDIKSKMDTKLEGNAPQGSSHGVKISEPQKKTSFFRCSLL, from the exons ATGGCGAAGACGTACGATTATTTGTTCAAATTACTGCTAATCGGTGACTCCGGTGTCGGGAAGACCTGCGTCCTGTTCCGGTTCTCAGAGGACGCCTTCAACTCCACGTTCATCTCGACCATAG GCATTGATTTCAAGATCAGGACGATAGAGCTTGACGGCAAGAAGATAAAGCTGCAGATATG GGACACGGCCGGCCAGGAGCGCTTCCGAACAATCACAACTGCCTACTACAGAGGAGCAATG GGCATCATGCTCGTCTATGACATCACCAACGAGAAGTCTTTTGAAAACATCAAGAACTGGATAAGAAACATAGAGGAG CATGCATCCTCTGATGTTGAGAAGATGGTCCTCGGCAACAAATGTGACATCAACGACAAGCGGCAGGTGTCCAAGGACAGGGGGGAGCAG cttgcATTAGAATTTGGAATCAAGTTCATGGAGACAAGTGCGAAGGCCAACATCAACGTGGAAAAC GCGTTTTTGACACTGGCCCGAGACATCAAATCGAAGATGGACACAAAATTG gaGGGAAATGCGCCGCAGGGGAGCAGTCACGGAGTTAAGATCTCCGAGCCTCAGAAAAAAACCAGCTTCTtccgctgcagcctcctctga
- the cib3 gene encoding calcium and integrin-binding family member 3, with translation MGNKQTIFTAEQLDAYQDCTYFTRKEILRLFYRYRDLAPQLVPLDYTSQPDVKLPYELIGSMPELKDNPFRQRIAEAFSEDGQGNMTLEDFLDMFSVMSEMAPRDLKAYYAFKIYDFNNDDFICKSDLEKTVNKLTRSELTEDEVRMVCEKVIDECDLDNDGRLSLEDFQHMIVRAPDFLSTFHIRI, from the exons ATGGGGAACAAACAGACCATCttcacagcagagcagctggaCGCCTATCAG GACTGTACTTACTTTACCAGAAAGGAAATCCTCAG ACTCTTCTACCGTTATCGGGATCTGGCGCCGCAGCTCGTTCCCCTCGACTACACCAGCCAGCCAGATGTGAAGCTACCATATGAGCTGATTGGGAGCATGCCAGAGCTGAAG GACAACCCGTTCCGTCAGAGGATCGCCGAGGCTTTCTCTGAGGACGGACAGGGGAACATGACGCTGGAGGACTTTCTGGACATGTTCTCAGTCATGAGTGAGATGGCTCCACGGGACCTCAAGGCTTACTACGCCTTCAAGATTTATG ACTTCAACAATGACGACTTCATCTGCAAGTCCGACCTGGAGAAGACCGTGAACAAGCTGACCCGCAGCGAGCTGACGGAGGACGAGGTGAGGATGGTGTGTGAGAAGGTGATCGACGAGTGCGACCTGGACAACGACGGACGCCTGTCGCTGGAGGACTTCCAGCACATGATTGTTAGAGCCCCGGACTTCCTCAG CACCTTCCACATAAGGATTTAA
- the LOC133969033 gene encoding excitatory amino acid transporter 1-like → MPLCCKPSSEDTLVDRDRDTCPENSEPWSLTSLSLWKCNVKGFVRRNAFLLLTVVAIVLGVSLGYALRAANMTDLQIYYFMFPGDLLLRMLQMIVLPLIISSLITAMSSVDRTSLGKMGLYAFCYYSTTTFMAVFTGIVLVVLIQPGKSPTHNSVSPGGTSGTMQTLDSFLDLIRYSPVGIFFLVAGQILKLKDDGVLGQQIGMYTLTVTTGLVIHSFITLPLIYFIFAHKNPFTFMAGLLEALTAAFGTSSSSVTLPISIKCLENNLRMDKRVTRFMVPIGAVLTMDGTALYEAVAVIFIAQVYNVQLNLGQIVIVSITATVAAIGGSGIPQGGMATMAMVLSSTGLPLEGISYIITVDWMLDRLRTTTNVLSDCFGVGVVHHLSRHERQAPPVECLVEGEAEKPFD, encoded by the exons ATGCCTCTCTGCTGTAAGCCGAGCAGCGAGGACACTCTAGTTGACCGAGACAGGGACACATGTCCTGAGAACTCTGAGCCCTGGAGTTTGACTTCACTGTCTCTCTGGAAATGTAACGTTAAAGGTTTTGTCCGGAGAAATGCTTTTCTCCTGCTCACTGTGGTTGCTATTGTCCTGG GTGTCAGCCTGGGTTATGCTCTACGTGCGGCTAACATGACGGACCTGCAAATCTACTACTTCATGTTTCCTGGAGACCTGCTGCTGAGAATGCTGCAGATGATAGTGCTTCCTCTCATCATCTCCAGTCTGATCACAG CCATGTCGTCAGTGGACAGGACGTCCTTGGGGAAAATGGGGCTCTATGCTTTTTGTTATTACTCGACGACCACCTTCATGGCTGTGTTCACTGGCATCGTCCTAGTGGTTCTAATCCAGCCAGGGAAATCCCCCACGCACAACTCAGTGTCCCCTGGTGGTACATCGGGCACCATGCAGACATTGGATTCCTTTCTGGATCTGATCAG GTATTCCCCGGTAGGAATCTTCTTCCTGGTTGCAGGACAGATTTTGAAGCTGAAGGACGACGGTGTTTTAGGACAACAGATTGGCATGTATACTCTCACTGTGACCACTGGCCTGGTCATCCACAGCTTTATCACCCTGCCGCTCATCTATTTCATTTTCGCACACAAAAATCCCTTCACATTCATGGCCGGTCTCCTGGAGGCTCTCACCGCCGCCTTTGGGACTTCATCCAG TTCTGTGACGCTACCCATCAGCATCAAGTGTCTGGAGAACAATCTGAGAATGGACAAACGGGTGACGCGCTTCATGGTGCCTATAGGTGCCGTCTTGACTATGGATGGAACAGCCCTCTATGAGGCCGTCGCTGTCATTTTCATAGCCCAGGTTTACAATGTGCAACTTAATCTGGGTCAAATTGTCATTGTCAG TATCACTGCGACAGTAGCAGCCATCGGTGGCTCTGGAATCCCACAGGGCGGCATGGCAACAATGGCTATGGTGCTGTCATCAACTGGCCTGCCCCTTGAAGGCATCTCCTATATCATCACAGTCGACTGgatgct GGATCGTTTGAGGACGACCACCAACGTGCTGAGCGACTGTTTCGGTGTGGGAGTCGTGCATCACCTCTCCAGACATGAGCGGCAGGCTCCCCCAGTGGAGTGCTTGGtcgagggagaggcagagaaaccCTTTGACTGA
- the admp gene encoding anti-dorsalizing morphogenic protein: MLMFALSFAALACTVAARPSLSYLENHFTAEDESEEVRSAAIKRLLEVFGMEDPPAIHGHKQAPQYMLDLYNTVADVDGVTKDPYLLEGNTVRSFFDKLRSEQVEFRFNLSTVARTEKILTAELHLFKLRPQASVTFNRHHFCQVSVYQLLDKINNTQGRKLLSSRLIPVHSTGWEVFTITQAVRSWMVDEGSNLGLHIVVQTLGGSQVDMKLIRFASGRSHHQSKQPMLVLFTDDGRRSATLENADLNDTPVTPSLPHAPIAGPPSRSARSLDYSEEEGLSKSCQRQPLYVDFEEIGWSGWIVSPRGYNAYHCKGSCPFPLGQNMRPTNHATVQSIINALKLMKGIDTPCCVPDKLFSINLLYFDDEENVVLKQYNDMVAGSCGCH, translated from the exons ATGCTCATGTTCGCGCTCAGCTTCGCCGCCCTGGCGTGCACGGTGGCCGCACGGCCTTCACTCAGCTACCTGGAGAATCACTTCACCGCAGAGGATGAGTCCGAGGAGGTTCGTTCGGCCGCCATCAAGAGGCTCCTGGAGGTTTTTGGGATGGAGGACCCTCCCGCTATCCATGGACACAAGCAGGCACCTCAGTACATGCTCGACCTGTACAACACCGTGGCCGACGTGGACGGTGTCACCAAGGACCCGTACCTTCTGGAGGGGAATACTGTGCGCAGCTTCTTTGACAAAC TGCGAAGTGAGCAGGTGGAGTTCAGGTTCAATTTGTCCACGGTGGCGAGGACAGAGAAGATTCTGACTGCAGAGCTGCATCTGTTCAAGCTGCGACCTCAGGCGTCAGTCACCTTCAACAGACACCACTTCTGCCAA GTCAGTGTTTATCAGCTGCTTGACAAAATCAACAACACACAGGGCAGGAAGCTGCTGTCCTCTCGACTCATCCCAGTCCACTCCACTGGTTGGGAGGTTTTCACCATCACACAAGCT GTCCGCTCCTGGATGGTGGATGAAGGCAGCAACCTGGGCCTCCATATTGTGGTCCAGACCCTGGGAGGAAGCCAGGTGGATATGAAACTGATCCGCTTTGCTTCAGGACGCAGCCACCACCAGAGCAAGCAGCCCATGCTGGTTCTGTTCACCGATGACGGACGCCGCTCCGCTACTCTTGAGAATGCAG ATTTGAATGATACCCCAGTCACCCCCAGCCTGCCCCACGCCCCCATTGCAGGCCCGCCCTCCCGCAGCGCCCGCTCCCTGGACTACAGCGAGGAGGAGGGTCTGTCCAAGTCCTGCCAACGCCAGCCGCTCTACGTGGACTTCGAGGAGATCGGCTGGTCGGGCTGGATCGTCTCTCCCAGGGGTTACAACGCGTACCACTGCAAAGGCTCCTGCCCGTTCCCCCTGGGCCAGAACATGAGGCCAACCAACCACGCCACCGTTCAGTCCATCATCAACGCCCTGAAGCTGATGAAGGGCATCGATACGCCGTGCTGCGTGCCGGACAAGCTCTTCTCCATCAACCTGCTCTACTTCGACGATGAAGAGAACGTGGTGCTGAAACAGTACAACGACATGGTGGCGGGCAGCTGTGGCTGCCACTGA
- the pnhd gene encoding uncharacterized protein pnhd, producing the protein MDVPWSLFLLLCGLHMTLTGVLGKHIDPRNLFTQRMCCKRQSHFVYIGQDISGSPVSVDVGLCRSHCVAASSRVSSHETGQQDYSKYSTMLEFLRSKKLRSREAGAVESSEPQTQRPSCGAEHLCAPTGMRVERLLLLEGPRAVEVVQECQCDIKLSQCLRVPALKTYFSETPYEAVIDVGGCSSSKGFPEGFSCVPTKFDSALVETPNKVDLIQTVVACELKESCYRVPYVEYYYEIVLHADGVREERLKEIDVGRCLGGCTTGNRCLLRNPSDPGNCHLWAEGQSSSCVPQSYESHSFLNQHGLIRTVLSITSCLCQT; encoded by the exons ATGGACGTACCCTGGTcgttgtttctcctcctgtgcGGCCTCCACATGACCT TGACCGGGGTGTTGGGCAAACACATCGATCCCCGAAACCTGTTCACGCAGAGAATGTGCTGCAAGAGACAGAGCCACTTTGTGTACATAGGACAAG ATATCTCTGGGAGCCCTGTCAGTGTGGATGTGGGGTTGTGCAGGTCTCACTGTGTAGCAGCCTCGTCCAGAGTCTCCTCACATGAAACTGGGCAGCAGGATTATTCCAAATATTCCACCATGCTGGAGTTCCTCAGGAGCAAGAAA CTGAGGAGCCGAGAAGCCGGAGCCGTGGAGAGCTCGGAGCCGCAGACCCAGCGGCCTTCCTGCGGGGCCGAGCATCTGTGTGCGCCCACCGGGATGCGTGTGgaacggctgctgctgctggaggggcCCCGGGCGGTGGAGGTGGTGCAGGAGTGTCAGTGCGACATCAAGCTGAGTCAGTGCCTCCGAGTCCCGGCGCTGAAGACCTACTTCTCCGAGACCCCGTACGAGGCCGTCATCGACGTGGGAGGATGCTCCAGCTCCAAGGGCttcccag AGGGATTCTCCTGTGTCCCCACCAAGTTTGACTCCGCTCTGGTGGAAACCCCCAACAAAGTGGATCTCATCCAGACGGTGGTGGCCTGCGAGCTGAAGGAAAGCTGCTACCGGGTCCCGTACGTGGAGTATTACTATGAAATCGTCCTTCACGCAGATGGGGTCCGAGAAGAGAGGCTAAAA GAAATAGATGTGGGCAGATGCTTGGGAGGCTGCACTACAGGAAACCGATGCCTTCTCAG GAATCCATCTGATCCTGGGAACTGCCACTTATGGGCCGAGGGACAGTCCAGCTCCTGCGTCCCTCAGAGCTATGAGAGCCACAGCTTCCtcaaccagcatggactgatcCGCACCGTCCTCTCCATCACGTCCTGCCTTTGCCAAACCTGA